In Athene noctua chromosome 7, bAthNoc1.hap1.1, whole genome shotgun sequence, the following proteins share a genomic window:
- the NAB1 gene encoding NGFI-A-binding protein 1 isoform X2 yields MASALPRTLGELQLYRILQKANLLFYFDAFIQQGGDDVQQLCEAGEEEFLEIMALVGMASKPLHVRRLQKALRDWVTNPGLFNQPLTSLPVSSIPIYKLPEGSPAWLGISCSSYERNSSTREPHLKIPKCAATTCVQSVGASKSDVVGNLSLQSGSEPRLWQGHHTTESEHSLSPADLGSPASPKENSETLDAAAALSVAECVERMVPSLPKSDSNEVKELLKTNKKLAKMIGHIFEMSDEDPHKEEEIRKYSAIYGRFDSKRKDGKHLTLHELTVNEAAAQLCVKDNALLTRRDELFALARQISREVTYKYTYRTTKSKCGERDELSPKRIKIEDGYPDFQDAVQTLYQQDKMPLALAKGKSEDSTALNSQSEKVMAKQMEFLCNQAALERRLSTGCYRQNSEEHSPNGMSLDNADGQGERPLNLRMSNLPSRQLQHISLDGEQHVGKPLCSDLIRLYPSEGLGILKDFPHSAFNNIERKVIKTEPEDTR; encoded by the exons ATGGCGTCAGCTCTACCCAGAACCCTTGGGGAATTGCAGCTGTATCGAATACTACAAAAAGCAAATCTCTTATTCTACTTCGATGCCTTCATTCAGCAGGGTGGCGATGACGTCCAGCAGCTCTGTGAAGCAGGTGAAGAGGAGTTTTTGGAGATAATGGCTCTTGTAGGCATGGCCAGCAAGCCTCTTCATGTCCGACGGCTGCAGAAGGCTTTGAGGGACTGGGTCACAAACCCTGGTCTTTTTAACCAGCCTCTCACCTCCTTACCGGTCAGCAGCATTCCAATATATAAGCTGCCGGAAGGTTCTCCTGCGTGGCTGGGGATATCCTGCAGCAGTTATGAAAGGAACAGCAGCACCAGAGAGCCTCACCTGAAGATACCAAAATGTGCTGCCACGACATGCGTGCAAAGCGTGGGCGCAAGCAAATCCGATGTGGTGGGGAACTTATCACTGCAGAGCGGCAGTGAACCAAGACTCTGGCAAGGACACCACACCACAGAGAGTGAACATAGTCTTTCCCCGGCTGACCTTGGCTCTCCAGCTTCACCAAAGGAAAACAGTGAGACCCTGGATGCCGCTGCTGCTCTGTCAGTTGCTGAATGCGTAGAACGTATGGTTCCCTCCCTGCCCAAAAGTGACTCCAATGAAGTCAAGGAGTTACTGAAAACAAATAAGAAACTGGCAAAGATGATTGGTCACATCTTTGAGATGAGTGACGAGGACCCTCACAAAGAGGAGGAGATCAGGAAGTACAGTGCAATATATGGCAGATTTGACTCGAAAAGAAAGGATGGCAAGCATCTCACCCTCCATGAG CTAACAGTTAATGAAGCAGCCGCTCAGCTGTGTGTAAAAGATAACGCGTTGTTGACCAGGAGAGATGAACTCTTCGCACTAGCTCGGCAAATCTCTCGAGAAGTCACATACAAGTATACTTACAGGACCACCAA ATCTAAATGTGGAGAAAGAGATGAGCTGTCACCAAAGAGAATCAAGATAGAG GATGGTTATCCTGATTTCCAGGATGCAGTCCAGACACTCTATCAGCAAGACAAAATGCCACTTGCTTTGGCTAAAGGAAAGAGTGAAGACTCAACAGCTCTTAATTCCCAG TCGGAAAAGGTGATGGCAAAACAGATGGAGTTTCTTTGCAACCAGGCTGCATTAGAGAGACGTCTTTCCACAGGGTGTTACAGACAAAACTCAGAAGAGCACAGCCCCAATGGCATGTCATTAGACAATGCTGATGGACAAG GTGAAAGACCACTGAATCTCCGAATGTCAAATCTGCCAAGTAGACAGTTGCAGCACATTTCACTTGATGGAGAGCAGCATGTTGGAAAACCCCTGTGCAGTGATTTGATCCGGCTTTACCCCAGTG AAGGCCTTGGTATATTAAAGGATTTTCCTCATTCGGCTTTTAACAACATAGAAAGGAAGGTCATAAAAACAGAACCTGAAGACACAAGATAG
- the NAB1 gene encoding NGFI-A-binding protein 1 isoform X1 has product MASALPRTLGELQLYRILQKANLLFYFDAFIQQGGDDVQQLCEAGEEEFLEIMALVGMASKPLHVRRLQKALRDWVTNPGLFNQPLTSLPVSSIPIYKLPEGSPAWLGISCSSYERNSSTREPHLKIPKCAATTCVQSVGASKSDVVGNLSLQSGSEPRLWQGHHTTESEHSLSPADLGSPASPKENSETLDAAAALSVAECVERMVPSLPKSDSNEVKELLKTNKKLAKMIGHIFEMSDEDPHKEEEIRKYSAIYGRFDSKRKDGKHLTLHELTVNEAAAQLCVKDNALLTRRDELFALARQISREVTYKYTYRTTKSKCGERDELSPKRIKIEDGYPDFQDAVQTLYQQDKMPLALAKGKSEDSTALNSQSEKVMAKQMEFLCNQAALERRLSTGCYRQNSEEHSPNGMSLDNADGQGERPLNLRMSNLPSRQLQHISLDGEQHVGKPLCSDLIRLYPSGEAKSQSSEGLGILKDFPHSAFNNIERKVIKTEPEDTR; this is encoded by the exons ATGGCGTCAGCTCTACCCAGAACCCTTGGGGAATTGCAGCTGTATCGAATACTACAAAAAGCAAATCTCTTATTCTACTTCGATGCCTTCATTCAGCAGGGTGGCGATGACGTCCAGCAGCTCTGTGAAGCAGGTGAAGAGGAGTTTTTGGAGATAATGGCTCTTGTAGGCATGGCCAGCAAGCCTCTTCATGTCCGACGGCTGCAGAAGGCTTTGAGGGACTGGGTCACAAACCCTGGTCTTTTTAACCAGCCTCTCACCTCCTTACCGGTCAGCAGCATTCCAATATATAAGCTGCCGGAAGGTTCTCCTGCGTGGCTGGGGATATCCTGCAGCAGTTATGAAAGGAACAGCAGCACCAGAGAGCCTCACCTGAAGATACCAAAATGTGCTGCCACGACATGCGTGCAAAGCGTGGGCGCAAGCAAATCCGATGTGGTGGGGAACTTATCACTGCAGAGCGGCAGTGAACCAAGACTCTGGCAAGGACACCACACCACAGAGAGTGAACATAGTCTTTCCCCGGCTGACCTTGGCTCTCCAGCTTCACCAAAGGAAAACAGTGAGACCCTGGATGCCGCTGCTGCTCTGTCAGTTGCTGAATGCGTAGAACGTATGGTTCCCTCCCTGCCCAAAAGTGACTCCAATGAAGTCAAGGAGTTACTGAAAACAAATAAGAAACTGGCAAAGATGATTGGTCACATCTTTGAGATGAGTGACGAGGACCCTCACAAAGAGGAGGAGATCAGGAAGTACAGTGCAATATATGGCAGATTTGACTCGAAAAGAAAGGATGGCAAGCATCTCACCCTCCATGAG CTAACAGTTAATGAAGCAGCCGCTCAGCTGTGTGTAAAAGATAACGCGTTGTTGACCAGGAGAGATGAACTCTTCGCACTAGCTCGGCAAATCTCTCGAGAAGTCACATACAAGTATACTTACAGGACCACCAA ATCTAAATGTGGAGAAAGAGATGAGCTGTCACCAAAGAGAATCAAGATAGAG GATGGTTATCCTGATTTCCAGGATGCAGTCCAGACACTCTATCAGCAAGACAAAATGCCACTTGCTTTGGCTAAAGGAAAGAGTGAAGACTCAACAGCTCTTAATTCCCAG TCGGAAAAGGTGATGGCAAAACAGATGGAGTTTCTTTGCAACCAGGCTGCATTAGAGAGACGTCTTTCCACAGGGTGTTACAGACAAAACTCAGAAGAGCACAGCCCCAATGGCATGTCATTAGACAATGCTGATGGACAAG GTGAAAGACCACTGAATCTCCGAATGTCAAATCTGCCAAGTAGACAGTTGCAGCACATTTCACTTGATGGAGAGCAGCATGTTGGAAAACCCCTGTGCAGTGATTTGATCCGGCTTTACCCCAGTGGTGAGGCAAAGTCCCAGTCCTCGG AAGGCCTTGGTATATTAAAGGATTTTCCTCATTCGGCTTTTAACAACATAGAAAGGAAGGTCATAAAAACAGAACCTGAAGACACAAGATAG